One stretch of Rosistilla oblonga DNA includes these proteins:
- the moaA gene encoding GTP 3',8-cyclase MoaA, protein MTSFADSAPSVPRDAADRLIDRFGRAHRSLRISVIDRCNIRCFYCMPEHVDNFLPRADLLSFDEIVRVVGLLATAGVSKIRLTGGEPLLRPNLDALIARIAAVSGVEEIALTTNGILLPSFAQSLKAAGLQRLNISLDTLNEATFQRISRRSGVDRVIAGIDHAIDLGFEQIRLNALAIRGLTETEIVPLVDFARRRNLTLRFIEYMPLDADRAWRDGDVLTGDAIRQRLESQYGPLLETGRDDPAQPAIDYRFADGSGRVGFINPVSKPFCIACDRLRLTADGGLRNCLFSDRNWDLRSLLRSGASDADLINLITESVAAKEAGHLISRPGFQQPQRAMYQIGG, encoded by the coding sequence TTGACCTCCTTCGCTGACTCCGCTCCCTCTGTGCCGCGCGACGCTGCCGATCGTTTGATCGATCGGTTCGGACGCGCCCATCGTTCGCTGCGGATCAGCGTGATCGATCGCTGCAACATCCGCTGCTTCTATTGCATGCCCGAGCATGTCGACAACTTTCTGCCCCGAGCTGATCTGCTCTCGTTCGATGAGATCGTTCGCGTCGTCGGGCTCTTGGCTACGGCTGGCGTTTCTAAAATTCGGCTGACCGGCGGCGAACCGCTACTGCGACCGAACCTCGACGCGCTGATTGCCCGAATCGCGGCGGTCTCGGGAGTCGAAGAGATCGCCCTGACGACCAATGGGATCCTGTTGCCGTCGTTTGCTCAGTCGTTAAAGGCGGCCGGGCTGCAACGCTTAAACATCAGCCTCGATACGCTGAACGAAGCGACCTTTCAAAGGATCAGTCGACGCAGCGGAGTCGACCGCGTGATCGCTGGGATCGACCACGCGATCGATCTCGGGTTTGAACAGATTCGGCTGAACGCATTGGCGATTCGCGGACTGACCGAAACGGAGATCGTGCCACTTGTCGATTTCGCCCGCCGCCGAAATTTAACGCTACGGTTCATCGAATACATGCCGTTGGATGCCGATCGGGCGTGGCGCGATGGCGATGTTTTAACAGGCGACGCGATTCGCCAACGATTGGAGTCACAATACGGTCCGCTGCTGGAAACCGGCCGCGACGATCCCGCTCAACCGGCGATCGATTACCGATTCGCAGACGGCAGTGGCCGCGTCGGCTTTATCAATCCGGTCTCGAAGCCGTTTTGCATCGCCTGCGATCGGCTGCGGTTAACGGCTGACGGCGGCCTGCGGAACTGTCTGTTCTCCGATCGCAACTGGGATCTTCGATCGCTATTGCGGTCGGGCGCTAGCGACGCAGATCTAATCAACTTGATCACCGAAAGCGTCGCCGCCAAAGAGGCTGGCCATTTGATCTCGCGTCCCGGATTTCAGCAGCCCCAGCGGGCGATGTACCAGATCGGCGGATAA
- a CDS encoding DUF4159 domain-containing protein → MNRKPMIIAGLLLAIAVTSLAIAQRWRRDRNRDWQSAGRGDVPDWETNADFPNDMFTFVRIKYQSAGWGRGGGWDTDYRDSDLNFSLRLHQLTSLNVNPEPIVLELTDPRLFDYPWIYIIEPGRLMFTQPEVVALRRYLENGGFLMIDDFWGDEEWQNLYFQMKRVFPDREPEDVPLSHEIFQCVYPLKIKPQVPSIGAWGGRGSRTWERGPDTRTPNYRSITDDAGRIMVFICHNTDLGDGWEREAESPDYFEEMSVKYAYPLGINIVTYAMTH, encoded by the coding sequence GTGAATCGCAAACCGATGATCATCGCTGGACTGTTGCTGGCGATCGCGGTGACGTCGCTGGCGATAGCTCAACGTTGGCGTCGCGATCGCAATCGCGACTGGCAAAGCGCAGGCCGCGGCGATGTTCCCGATTGGGAGACAAACGCCGATTTCCCGAACGACATGTTTACCTTCGTACGGATCAAATACCAATCGGCGGGTTGGGGCCGCGGCGGCGGTTGGGATACCGACTACCGCGACAGCGATCTGAATTTTTCGCTGCGGCTGCATCAACTGACCTCGCTGAACGTAAACCCCGAACCGATCGTCTTGGAACTGACCGATCCCCGGCTGTTCGATTATCCCTGGATCTACATCATCGAACCGGGGCGGTTGATGTTCACGCAGCCGGAGGTCGTCGCGCTGCGGCGCTACCTGGAAAACGGCGGCTTCCTAATGATCGACGACTTCTGGGGCGATGAGGAATGGCAGAACCTCTACTTCCAAATGAAGCGGGTCTTTCCCGATCGCGAGCCCGAGGATGTGCCGCTGTCGCACGAGATCTTTCAGTGCGTCTATCCGCTTAAGATCAAACCGCAGGTGCCATCGATCGGTGCCTGGGGCGGCCGAGGCAGCCGAACTTGGGAACGCGGACCCGACACGCGGACGCCCAACTATCGATCGATCACCGACGACGCGGGGCGGATCATGGTCTTCATCTGCCACAACACCGACCTCGGCGACGGCTGGGAACGCGAAGCCGAAAGCCCCGACTATTTCGAAGAGATGTCGGTCAAATACGCTTACCCGCTGGGGATCAATATCGTTACCTACGCGATGACGCACTAA
- a CDS encoding tetratricopeptide repeat protein → MKWISHLSLVVVLFSNSLLAAADVRDAEQQFRQGEYRQALAAAKAEVDRGVWNERWPRLLIQCQLLLGQYPQARATYEAALQRYSSSIPLRQLGGDVYRFNNDPVRGERELEAILEIVRRSPWRYSDKENLIAIGRYFLHRGEDAKKVLELFYDRVRNTDANFVDAYVASGELALDKHDYAMAAKDLDRAAKMKPDDPQIAFLQFEAWQSSDSQRAQAMRARALSLNPNHLPSLLSLADDAIDAEQFEQAEEILQTILRINPYQPQAWAYHAVIAHLQGHFEAERLLRKAALCRWESNPEVDHLIGNKLSRHYRFAEGAEYQQRSLKKKPDFVEAKFQLAQDLLRIGQDEAGWKMADEVFQQDGYNVVAHNLVNLHDVLRKFTTLEAEGFQIRMDAREARIYGDDVIDLLAQARQTLTEKYAVELDEPTIIEIFPQQKDFAIRTFGVPGGAGFLGVCFGRLITANSPASQTQTPANWQAVLWHEFCHVVTLQKTKNRMPRWLSEGISVYEELQRDGRWGQSMTPTYREMILGDSFTPMSDLSSAFMQPKSAMHLQFAYYESSLAVRYIVEQHGFDTLKKILSDLAIGLSINDALTRSIGSLDVIDQQFADFAKTLANDYGKPEAWERETPEAAELDPDDPFSGLVDEPSPTRFEVQLKEAAAQVAAKNWSEALDTIAETRDLFEEPDVPIALLSLEAEVYRQQQATDQELQVLTSIANRSSDSVASYRRLIELTEQQQDWEAVARYADQLAAVNPLTAEVQEQIARAAEQTGTYQRSVRALQALTEMEPIDPAGLRFRLAKSMAEVGETSSARRQLLIALEQAPRFRDAHRLLLQLNQPPASEPSPAAEEPKNDEPTESEAEAEKRSDPDPPAEPDEPAANDDPAEADAQADVDTQQEKAP, encoded by the coding sequence GTGAAATGGATCTCCCACCTATCGCTGGTCGTCGTTCTGTTCAGCAACAGCCTGCTGGCGGCGGCCGATGTCCGCGACGCGGAACAACAGTTCCGCCAAGGCGAGTACCGGCAAGCATTGGCAGCAGCCAAAGCAGAAGTCGATCGCGGCGTTTGGAACGAGCGATGGCCGCGGTTGTTGATCCAGTGCCAATTGCTGCTGGGGCAATACCCTCAAGCTCGAGCGACCTACGAAGCCGCGCTGCAGCGCTATTCCAGCAGCATCCCGCTGCGACAACTGGGCGGCGATGTCTATCGCTTCAACAACGATCCGGTTCGCGGCGAACGGGAACTCGAAGCGATCCTCGAGATCGTCCGCCGATCCCCCTGGCGATACAGCGATAAAGAGAACCTGATCGCGATCGGTCGCTACTTTCTGCACCGCGGCGAAGACGCCAAGAAGGTGCTGGAACTGTTCTACGATCGAGTTCGCAACACCGACGCAAACTTTGTCGATGCCTATGTCGCCAGCGGTGAACTGGCGCTCGACAAACACGATTACGCGATGGCGGCCAAAGATCTCGATCGCGCGGCGAAGATGAAGCCGGACGATCCGCAGATCGCCTTTCTGCAATTCGAAGCTTGGCAGAGTAGCGATTCGCAGCGGGCTCAAGCGATGCGAGCCCGAGCCCTCTCGCTGAACCCAAACCATCTGCCCAGCCTGCTGTCGTTGGCCGATGATGCGATCGATGCGGAACAGTTTGAACAGGCTGAAGAGATCCTGCAGACGATCCTGCGAATCAATCCCTATCAACCGCAAGCCTGGGCCTACCATGCGGTGATCGCTCATCTGCAAGGACACTTCGAAGCCGAACGGTTGCTTCGCAAAGCCGCCTTATGCCGCTGGGAATCGAATCCAGAGGTCGATCATTTGATCGGCAACAAGCTGTCGCGGCACTATCGGTTTGCCGAAGGAGCCGAATACCAGCAGCGTTCGCTGAAGAAGAAGCCGGACTTTGTCGAGGCGAAGTTTCAACTGGCGCAAGACCTGTTGCGAATCGGCCAGGACGAAGCGGGCTGGAAAATGGCCGACGAGGTTTTCCAACAGGATGGCTACAACGTCGTCGCACACAACTTGGTCAACCTGCACGACGTGCTGCGAAAATTCACGACGCTCGAAGCCGAAGGGTTTCAGATTCGGATGGACGCCCGCGAGGCGAGGATCTACGGCGACGACGTGATCGATCTGCTGGCCCAGGCTCGGCAGACGCTCACCGAAAAGTACGCGGTCGAATTGGATGAACCGACGATCATCGAGATCTTTCCACAGCAGAAGGACTTCGCCATCCGGACCTTCGGCGTCCCCGGCGGTGCAGGTTTCCTGGGCGTCTGTTTCGGTCGCTTGATCACCGCCAACAGTCCGGCTTCGCAAACGCAGACGCCGGCAAATTGGCAGGCGGTGCTGTGGCATGAGTTCTGCCACGTGGTCACGCTGCAAAAAACAAAGAACCGGATGCCGCGATGGCTCAGCGAAGGGATCTCGGTCTACGAGGAATTACAACGCGACGGGCGCTGGGGCCAGTCGATGACGCCGACCTATCGCGAGATGATCCTCGGCGACTCCTTCACGCCGATGAGCGATCTGAGCAGTGCGTTTATGCAGCCCAAATCGGCGATGCATCTGCAGTTTGCCTACTACGAATCGTCGCTGGCGGTCCGCTACATCGTCGAACAGCACGGCTTCGATACGCTCAAGAAGATCTTGTCGGACCTAGCGATCGGGCTGTCGATCAACGATGCGCTCACCCGATCGATCGGGTCGCTCGACGTGATCGACCAACAGTTTGCCGACTTTGCTAAAACATTGGCCAACGATTACGGCAAGCCGGAAGCCTGGGAACGAGAGACACCGGAAGCTGCCGAGCTCGATCCCGACGATCCGTTTTCCGGTTTGGTCGACGAGCCATCGCCGACGCGATTTGAAGTCCAGTTAAAGGAAGCCGCGGCTCAGGTGGCTGCGAAAAACTGGAGCGAAGCGCTCGACACGATCGCTGAGACGCGGGACCTGTTCGAAGAGCCCGACGTTCCGATCGCGTTGCTGTCGCTGGAAGCGGAAGTCTACCGCCAGCAACAGGCGACCGATCAGGAGCTGCAGGTGCTGACATCGATCGCCAACCGGTCGTCCGATTCCGTCGCCAGTTATCGCCGGTTGATCGAACTAACGGAACAGCAGCAGGACTGGGAAGCTGTCGCTCGCTACGCCGATCAACTGGCCGCCGTCAATCCGCTGACCGCCGAAGTGCAAGAGCAGATCGCTCGTGCTGCGGAACAGACGGGGACCTATCAGCGAAGTGTTCGCGCGTTGCAGGCCCTAACCGAAATGGAACCTATCGATCCGGCGGGGCTGCGATTTCGCTTGGCCAAGTCGATGGCGGAGGTCGGCGAAACGTCGTCCGCTCGCCGCCAGCTGCTGATCGCCTTGGAACAAGCTCCCCGATTCCGCGACGCCCATCGGTTGCTGTTACAGCTGAACCAGCCGCCTGCCAGCGAACCTTCGCCCGCGGCAGAAGAACCAAAAAACGACGAGCCAACCGAATCGGAAGCCGAAGCCGAAAAGCGATCGGATCCCGATCCGCCCGCCGAACCGGATGAACCAGCGGCAAACGACGATCCCGCGGAAGCGGACGCCCAGGCCGATGTCGACACGCAACAGGAGAAAGCCCCGTGA
- a CDS encoding glycine zipper domain-containing protein, producing MSIQRITLSTLIVISTVTSSFAQYNQTSGAAVGGVTGAAIGAAIGENNDEPLAGALIGGALGLITGATVGKAKDNDIARQEAYAQQQYQQRMQGAVSTYDVAQMTRSGLGVQVVINHIQQNGVIKRPEVNDIIWMHQQGVPEPVISAMQNAPVGSPSMAPAPVVRSPAPVVVEEYHYVSPPPVVYRPRYYGPPRSYHRAPRGRSGYSFGISVGR from the coding sequence ATGTCCATCCAACGAATCACCCTGTCGACGCTGATCGTAATCAGCACGGTGACGAGCAGTTTCGCCCAATACAATCAAACTTCCGGCGCGGCTGTCGGCGGCGTCACTGGGGCCGCAATCGGTGCAGCAATCGGCGAAAACAACGACGAACCGCTAGCCGGTGCTTTGATCGGCGGTGCGCTTGGCCTGATCACTGGAGCGACCGTCGGGAAAGCCAAAGACAACGATATCGCGCGCCAAGAAGCTTACGCACAGCAACAATACCAGCAGCGAATGCAGGGTGCTGTTTCGACTTACGACGTCGCTCAAATGACCCGCAGCGGTCTGGGCGTCCAGGTCGTGATCAATCACATCCAGCAGAATGGCGTGATCAAGCGTCCCGAAGTCAACGACATCATTTGGATGCACCAACAAGGTGTCCCCGAACCGGTGATCAGCGCCATGCAGAACGCTCCTGTCGGTTCGCCCAGCATGGCCCCGGCGCCTGTCGTGCGGTCGCCCGCACCCGTGGTTGTCGAAGAGTATCACTACGTATCTCCTCCGCCGGTCGTCTACCGCCCACGCTATTACGGCCCGCCACGCAGTTATCACCGCGCGCCTCGCGGACGATCGGGCTACAGTTTTGGGATCTCCGTCGGTCGTTAG
- a CDS encoding VanZ family protein — MRQIITTTVLGMRLASLTLVAYWSVIFTGTHIPSVRLPSFSNADKAYHFAAFTGLAFLLAWALPKSRRHPRRHLWVALGIGVAYAIFDESTQLLVRGRSADVLDFLADCGGLLTGLFVYSVLRSLISPPAPKLHQPSCGGRVGM; from the coding sequence ATGCGACAGATTATTACGACGACCGTCTTAGGAATGCGGCTTGCTAGCCTAACTCTGGTCGCCTACTGGAGCGTGATTTTCACCGGAACGCACATTCCTAGCGTCCGTCTGCCCTCGTTCAGCAACGCCGACAAAGCTTATCACTTTGCTGCGTTTACGGGGCTGGCCTTCCTGCTGGCCTGGGCGCTTCCTAAGAGCCGGCGTCATCCGCGGCGGCATCTTTGGGTCGCACTGGGGATTGGAGTCGCGTATGCGATCTTCGATGAATCGACCCAGTTGTTGGTGCGTGGCCGGAGTGCGGACGTGCTAGATTTTTTGGCCGATTGCGGGGGACTGCTTACCGGCCTATTTGTCTACAGCGTGCTGAGGAGCCTAATCTCGCCCCCCGCACCGAAGCTGCATCAACCATCCTGTGGCGGACGCGTTGGCATGTGA